AAACGTACTCTTTTTTCTCAGCGTCTCCCCAAACTTCCACAAAAACACTGGTGCCGGTGCTCCGATGACAATAGCCACGAATGCCAGCAAACTATTCCCCCATCCATATTTCAGAGCGCTATACATATACGGCGCGAAGAGTGGAAACCCAAACCCAGCCAATGAGCGCAGAAATGCACCAGCAGCGAGGGCACTAGCCGCAAACCGTGTATATGTATCAACCATGTAAGTCTGGATACACTGGAAGGCAATAATATTGCCAGTACCAAACAGCACAGCGCCGATGTTCGGGGCGATCCAATGGCAATGGTACTGAGCGGTCCAGCCGTAGATGAACAAGCCAGTGGGAATAAGAAAGGCACCGACGAAGAGCAATGGGATGCGGAACTCCGGTTTTCCAACACCCGCATTGCGGGCCTTGAGACGGCGATAGATGCGGTCGTTGAGCGGGGCGCAGATCTGCGAGCCGAGCCAAAAGCCCAGGCCAAGAGAGATGTAGTTCAGACCGCCAATACCGGTCGATTCGTTGTAGTATCTTGGGCTTGTCCATAGGGTGGGGAACGTTGAGAGCACCAGGTACATGATTCCATAGATGTAAGCCATGAAAAGGGCGAGGACCTGGACGATTGGCTGGGTGAGGAGAAGGCGAAAAGGACGGATTAGCGAGCTGCGCAGGACTTCGGGTAGGGTCTTGTTTTGGCGCTCGGTCTCTGTTTGGTAGGCTTCGTCGCCTGTTTCCTGGCGCAGGCGGATGGCGCGGTCGAGGAGGATTTTCGGGCCGTAGCTCTCGCGTAGAAAGAAGAGACCCATCACTTGGATCAGGCCGTCGGTGATTGAGGTTGCATAGAAGACCCAGCGCCAGGTTGTATTTTCCGCGATGAAGCCTCCGGCGATGGGGCCGAGGGCTGGGCCCAGGAGTGGTGCAAGACTGTATATTGCAATTCCCTTTCCGCGTTCTTCCGCCCGGAAACAGTCTGAGAGGACCCCGCCGCCGATCTAGATGCCGTTAGATATgaggttttctttttgggaCAAAACTTTCTGGCTTGGCTTACTGCTAGCGGGGCACTGCCTCCTAGTCCAGCGAAGAATCGGCAGACGATCATTTGAACTTTTGTTTGTGATACGGCACACCCAATGTTGAAAACTAGGAAGAAGAGGTTGGCGAGCTGCAGAACGATGGTTCGGCCGTAGATCTCTGACAGTGGCCCGAGGAATAATGGGCCAACAGCGTAGGCCAATACGAAGATTGAGAGCATTAGCTGCGAGACTACCTCATTCGTGACATTGAGGTCCGCTGCCAGTGATGGCAGTGCCGGGGCAACCATTGACGAAGAGACCGGTGAAATGAATGTGAAAAGTGACACAGTGATGACAGCAGCCCATTTCTTCTTTTGGCTCCAGTTTTTCGGGTTTTCGGGGTCTTCAGGGCCATCCCATGTTACCTA
The nucleotide sequence above comes from Penicillium digitatum chromosome 1, complete sequence. Encoded proteins:
- a CDS encoding MFS multidrug transporter, putative; this translates as MTQVDRVYSGQHLNDQSVYHSDNGSSYDESCMENERKPDTIQEVRNGIVNERDLDLEKADAALPELEKSRTARSNLSRHNPKLVTWDGPEDPENPKNWSQKKKWAAVITVSLFTFISPVSSSMVAPALPSLAADLNVTNEVVSQLMLSIFVLAYAVGPLFLGPLSEIYGRTIVLQLANLFFLVFNIGCAVSQTKVQMIVCRFFAGLGGSAPLAIGGGVLSDCFRAEERGKGIAIYSLAPLLGPALGPIAGGFIAENTTWRWVFYATSITDGLIQVMGLFFLRESYGPKILLDRAIRLRQETGDEAYQTETERQNKTLPEVLRSSLIRPFRLLLTQPIVQVLALFMAYIYGIMYLVLSTFPTLWTSPRYYNESTGIGGLNYISLGLGFWLGSQICAPLNDRIYRRLKARNAGVGKPEFRIPLLFVGAFLIPTGLFIYGWTAQYHCHWIAPNIGAVLFGTGNIIAFQCIQTYMVDTYTRFAASALAAGAFLRSLAGFGFPLFAPYMYSALKYGWGNSLLAFVAIVIGAPAPVFLWKFGETLRKKSTFAAG